AAATATGCGATATATTACAATAATTGTGAAGAACTAGATACAAAGATTAAGGTTGGTGAGGTGATCGATAAGATTGAGTACGGCTACTCGATGTTTCATCTCAGTATGGACTGTTTCTGGACGAAGACCGTCGCTAATCGTCTGATTCCGAAGAAAACAGAAGATGCTAGGTGGTTGACTGTAGATACTTTGCAGATTTAGGATTAATAAAAAAATAAAACAACCATAATTTTGAAATAGATTAAGAGGTGTAAGTATGGGAGAAACGTCCAATTTCTATGAGAAATGTAGTTCACTAAGCAAAAAAGGAGATGAGAAATCATTAAGAACTCTACTGCAGATGGGTATTTCTGGAAATAAAACTGCACGTGTTGCTTTGCGTAAAACAAGAAATAAAAAGCTTCTCAAAACATTAATTGATGAATACTTGGATAACATACCAAGCGAATATAACGCAGGTATGATATTAAATCTTGCAGTGAAGGTTTTGCGTAAAGAATATTTATATGTATACTTGATGGAAATTTTTCACGAAAAGAAAGATTTAAAGGAAATAGGTTTTTTTAAAAGTGTAAAAGATATTCCTTTAGATAAGCAGGAACAAATAGAAGTGAAAAAATACATCATTGATACAAAAGATTTTGATATACGGTTAATATCGCTTATTGCAGTGGAAGAAAGAGAAGATATATTATATGCACTTCTTACTAAAGCAATGGATGACGGATTAGATGCACGCACAACTAAAATTTTCTTGGCCAATAAGGATTATTTACAATTAATACAACCAGAACTTCGAGAGGCTATTGAAAAACGAGTTGAGGGAACATCAATATTTGCAACGTATCTTGATTTAAAAGAAAAGGATAATCAGAAGTGTATAGCAGATTTTGAAAAAATATCATTAATATATTTGGCTGTAAAAGAAAATGTATGGGATTATGGTGAGATGGATTTTTACCATAATAGTATTTCGATTGCTTTTAAATTGTGTAGAAACGAAGAATTAACTTCTTCTGATTGGAAAGAAATTAAAGAGAGTATTGATGAAGAGTTATTAGGTGTGCATGATGGAAACAATGCAACAAAAATGCTTTTTGATTTATTGCTAATCTTATCAAAATATGATTACTCATATGCAGAAGCAAAATTGATAACGATATACAATAGAACCGATTTATATTCTTCAAAAGCACTTGAGATTTTAGGAGAATTACATTCTGAGTTTGCGTATAAAGAGTTTTTAAAAAAGATAATAATTGCTGAGCAAGAAACCGAATGTTTTCATACAGCTGTAAGGTTGATCGGTTTTTTCCCTGAGCGAGAAAAAGCTATTATTGAATATATAAAAATCCTTGATGATAGTCGCTTAGTAGAGGTAATTCATGAAAAAGCTCAAAAAGCACTTGCTAATAAAAACAAAATTGTAGATGAAAGTATTGAGGGAATACCTTTCGTAGGGAAGAAATGTTCTGTCTTAAGCAATAACATAGTGCTGAATGAATTACTAATAAAACTTGGAGAACAAATAAAGGCAACTCAATTTTTTGCGGCAGTGGGTTTTTCATTTAGCAGTGGATTACGCCTGGTAAAACCGTTAATGGACCAAGTCCGTAGTAATAACGGTAAGATTGAATTAGTTGTAGGGGCGCTCCAAACTTACGGATCTAGTAGAAAGAATACAAAGATTGATCGGAATAGTGTAATTGCACTTAATAATTTCAGAAATGAATATCCGTTGACGTTGTATACATACCAGAATTCTTTTTATCATGGTAAGTTTTATTATATTGCTAATGATAATAAGGCCTTTGTAATTATTGGTTCGTCCAATATAAGTAAAACGGCATATTTAAACAACTATGAATTAGATCTGCTGTTTGAAATAGATTGTAATAATCCCGAAGAACAGGATTTTATTAACTGGTTCGAAAAATTTAAATCAGAATGTGTAAAAATTGAAGAATTGAACGCTGAAGAATATGACGCATTAGATTGGGATAGTGAGCTTGATATCTATGAGGATAGAACAATTGACAGGATGTCTCAGGATGAAGTGAGAAATAAGATATCAGAATTAACAGACGAGGATACAAAATTTAGACTTAATGCGTGGCTTGAACATGATCCAGCAGAAATATTTTCTAATATAGGAGTTCCATCATTACAGGAATATATTGTTTTTCTGTATCCAGGATTTGGTTTGGCAGTATTTGAATCGTTTGTTCCTGGAAATGCGTACTATGCGTTTCGATATACAGAGTTTGAAAAATTATTGAATCGGGTATCCTCTTTGACAAAAACCCAGATGTTAATGAACAGTGCATTTCTTAATAGAGGTTATCATTTGCAGGATAATGTAAAAACTAAAGAAAAGATAAATTTACTTTTTGCACAAAAGTAGGGGCTAAAAGAATATTTTCCTGAATCAAAGGCTGATAAAGAAAAGTGGTATTCAGATTATAGAGGAATAATCATAGAAATAATCGAAAGGGATTATTCTGACAAATGATAATCTATAGTAGAATGTGGTATAATATTAATTGTATTAGGGTTTATAACGTAAGTTATGATTTCCACTTAGGAGATAATGTAATTAACAATCTGTAGAGATTTTATAGGCTTTCGAAAGAAGGTATCGCACTTAGTATATAGAAACCCTAATACATTTTAGGAGGATATAACTTGGAAAAATATAAAGATTTATCAGATCAGATATGGACAACAAGAATTTCAAGAGTTAATGCTGAAAAAAGATTGGTAAACAAGGAAGCATTTTTTCAGGGAATTAACATTTATTATTCTTGTGTTACAATTATATTTTCAATACTTACATTGCTGAATAACAATGAAAAATTAAGCTTGATGACAGTGTTTATGACAAT
The sequence above is drawn from the Coprococcus comes ATCC 27758 genome and encodes:
- a CDS encoding phospholipase D family protein; the protein is MGETSNFYEKCSSLSKKGDEKSLRTLLQMGISGNKTARVALRKTRNKKLLKTLIDEYLDNIPSEYNAGMILNLAVKVLRKEYLYVYLMEIFHEKKDLKEIGFFKSVKDIPLDKQEQIEVKKYIIDTKDFDIRLISLIAVEEREDILYALLTKAMDDGLDARTTKIFLANKDYLQLIQPELREAIEKRVEGTSIFATYLDLKEKDNQKCIADFEKISLIYLAVKENVWDYGEMDFYHNSISIAFKLCRNEELTSSDWKEIKESIDEELLGVHDGNNATKMLFDLLLILSKYDYSYAEAKLITIYNRTDLYSSKALEILGELHSEFAYKEFLKKIIIAEQETECFHTAVRLIGFFPEREKAIIEYIKILDDSRLVEVIHEKAQKALANKNKIVDESIEGIPFVGKKCSVLSNNIVLNELLIKLGEQIKATQFFAAVGFSFSSGLRLVKPLMDQVRSNNGKIELVVGALQTYGSSRKNTKIDRNSVIALNNFRNEYPLTLYTYQNSFYHGKFYYIANDNKAFVIIGSSNISKTAYLNNYELDLLFEIDCNNPEEQDFINWFEKFKSECVKIEELNAEEYDALDWDSELDIYEDRTIDRMSQDEVRNKISELTDEDTKFRLNAWLEHDPAEIFSNIGVPSLQEYIVFLYPGFGLAVFESFVPGNAYYAFRYTEFEKLLNRVSSLTKTQMLMNSAFLNRGYHLQDNVKTKEKINLLFAQK